Proteins encoded by one window of Geobacter sp. DSM 9736:
- a CDS encoding chemotaxis protein CheA: MMENHRQAFKEEAYELLAELETSLLELEDSPQDMEIISRVFRAMHTIKGSGAMFGFDDIAAFTHQVETVFDTVRNGKLEVTKRLIDLTLAARDRIKLLLDSADEPGSVDEAAGEALITEFKALLPQAEQGTAAAKESPSSENPDREGDLPAVTYRVRFKPIPGIFRGGTNPVSLLNELRELGECTVIAQTAGIPPIKEMDPEECHLSWDIILSTSRGKDAILDVFIFVEDDCELAVEVIDDGGSDREGYKKLGEILIERGDITKVELESVLAGQRRIGELLVESGLVEPGKVQSALLEQQHVKEVRQERQSQESATSIRVPAERLDTLVNLVGELVTVQARLSQIASVQREPGLMAVAEEVERLTAELRDNALNIRMLPIGSTFSKFKRLVRDLSAELGKEIELTTEGAETELDKTVIEKLNDPLVHLIRNSIDHGIESPEVREAGGKPRQGTVHLAAVHSGDSVFITIKDDGAGLDKEAIRAKAVERGLIPATAELTDKEIFGQIFVPGFSTAKAVTSVSGRGVGMDVVKRSIEALRGSIELSSKRGEGTTITVKIPLTLAIIESLLVRIGEDRFVMPLAIVEECVELTREDVERAHGRHLANVRGQIVPYIPLRSKFAIRGDSPDIEQIVITEIEGRRVGFVVDDVIGEHQTVIKSLGRMYRDIDGLSGATILGDGTVALILDIPKLVQLEERSVRAA, from the coding sequence ATGATGGAAAACCACCGACAGGCATTCAAGGAAGAGGCGTACGAACTTCTCGCCGAACTGGAAACTTCCCTCCTCGAGCTGGAAGACAGCCCGCAGGACATGGAAATCATCAGCCGCGTGTTCAGGGCTATGCACACCATCAAGGGTTCGGGAGCGATGTTCGGTTTTGATGACATAGCGGCCTTCACCCACCAGGTCGAGACGGTCTTCGACACGGTGCGCAACGGAAAGCTCGAAGTCACGAAGCGGCTCATCGACCTTACGCTGGCGGCCCGCGACAGGATAAAGCTCCTCCTCGATTCGGCGGACGAACCGGGATCGGTTGACGAGGCCGCCGGTGAGGCGCTGATAACCGAGTTCAAGGCACTCCTGCCTCAGGCGGAGCAGGGGACGGCTGCGGCGAAGGAGAGTCCTTCCTCCGAGAATCCGGATCGTGAGGGGGACCTGCCGGCGGTCACCTACCGGGTGCGCTTCAAGCCTATTCCCGGGATTTTCCGCGGGGGCACCAATCCGGTCAGCCTCCTGAACGAGCTTCGCGAGCTGGGTGAATGCACCGTCATAGCCCAGACGGCCGGCATCCCCCCCATTAAAGAGATGGACCCGGAAGAGTGCCATCTCTCCTGGGACATCATACTTTCGACCAGCCGGGGGAAGGATGCGATTCTCGATGTTTTCATCTTTGTGGAGGATGATTGCGAGCTGGCCGTTGAAGTCATCGACGACGGCGGAAGCGACCGGGAAGGATACAAGAAGCTCGGCGAGATTCTCATCGAGCGGGGAGACATAACGAAGGTGGAGCTGGAGAGCGTTCTTGCCGGTCAGCGCAGAATCGGCGAGCTGCTGGTCGAGTCAGGGCTCGTGGAACCCGGCAAGGTCCAGTCGGCGCTCCTCGAACAGCAGCATGTGAAAGAGGTCCGGCAGGAGCGGCAGAGCCAGGAATCGGCCACGAGCATACGTGTTCCAGCGGAGCGGCTCGATACGCTGGTAAATCTTGTGGGCGAGCTTGTGACGGTACAGGCGCGGCTCAGTCAGATTGCCTCGGTCCAGCGCGAGCCGGGGCTTATGGCGGTAGCCGAAGAGGTGGAGCGGCTGACGGCCGAACTCAGGGACAATGCCCTCAATATCCGTATGCTCCCCATCGGTTCGACCTTCAGCAAGTTCAAGCGCCTTGTGCGGGACCTCTCGGCCGAGCTCGGTAAGGAGATCGAGCTTACGACCGAAGGCGCGGAGACGGAGCTCGACAAGACCGTTATAGAGAAGCTGAACGATCCCCTCGTCCACCTTATACGCAACAGCATCGATCACGGCATCGAATCCCCCGAAGTTCGCGAAGCCGGCGGCAAGCCGCGTCAGGGTACGGTGCACCTGGCGGCCGTCCACTCGGGAGACAGCGTCTTCATCACCATAAAAGACGACGGCGCAGGGCTCGACAAGGAGGCGATACGGGCCAAGGCCGTTGAACGCGGCCTGATTCCCGCCACGGCGGAACTCACCGACAAGGAGATTTTCGGGCAGATCTTCGTGCCGGGGTTCTCGACTGCCAAGGCCGTTACCAGTGTATCGGGACGCGGCGTCGGCATGGATGTGGTGAAGCGGTCGATAGAAGCTCTCCGGGGGAGCATAGAGCTCTCCAGCAAGCGGGGGGAAGGAACAACGATCACAGTAAAAATACCGCTTACACTTGCCATTATCGAAAGCCTCCTCGTTCGGATCGGCGAAGATCGGTTCGTCATGCCGCTGGCCATCGTCGAGGAGTGTGTGGAGCTGACCCGCGAGGATGTGGAGCGGGCTCACGGCCGGCACCTTGCCAACGTCCGGGGGCAGATCGTCCCCTACATCCCGCTTCGCTCGAAGTTCGCGATCCGCGGGGACTCACCCGATATCGAGCAGATCGTCATAACGGAAATAGAAGGAAGACGTGTGGGGTTCGTAGTTGACGACGTCATAGGCGAACACCAAACGGTCATCAAGTCGCTCGGCCGCATGTACCGCGACATCGATGGCCTCTCCGGCGCAACCATCCTGGGCGACGGCACCGTCGCTCTGATCCTCGATATTCCCAAGCTGGTTCAGCTGGAAGAGCGTTCCGTGCGCGCGGCATGA
- a CDS encoding response regulator, translating to MAKIIMTADDSASVRQMVSFTLKQSGYEVVEAVDGKDALQKLGSQKVDMLITDLNMPNLDGIGLIKGARALPACKFIPIVMLTTESQDTKKQEGKAAGATGWIVKPFKPDQLLAVVKKVLG from the coding sequence ATGGCGAAGATAATAATGACAGCCGACGATTCGGCAAGCGTTCGACAGATGGTGAGTTTCACGCTCAAGCAGAGCGGGTACGAGGTGGTCGAGGCGGTGGACGGGAAGGACGCCCTCCAGAAGCTCGGCAGCCAGAAGGTTGACATGCTCATAACCGACCTCAATATGCCGAACCTTGACGGGATAGGGCTGATCAAGGGTGCGCGGGCGCTTCCCGCCTGCAAGTTCATCCCCATCGTCATGCTCACCACCGAATCTCAGGATACCAAGAAGCAGGAGGGGAAGGCTGCCGGCGCAACGGGATGGATCGTCAAGCCGTTCAAGCCGGATCAGCTCCTGGCTGTGGTAAAGAAGGTGCTCGGATGA
- a CDS encoding methyl-accepting chemotaxis protein, producing MATIKSKLMANVAVVIVGLAAIVGLIFSDLKQMQALQEEVARRAADAIRAKEASMGGMALYQVAADAAINRDLAQTEKNWADRKAKVIEDIDTMIAAADTPEEKKLAEGVKRAVMEAAALFEGKMLPLLGTTDGITPEMRELDGRLDELVRIVETDSGKVVSSLEKELRTADEEFDAEVRNTIKKSLLIGLIAVLFQAGLAAWLIRSILRPINSMVALLRDMAEGEGDLTKRLDDTGKDEIAVASSWFNTFIGKIREIVGQVEHTSTQLASAATQMQTASEQIATGAEEVACQTGTVATASEEMAATSGEIAQNCMYAAEGARVASGAAESGSDVVRRTVDGMQRITSRVHESAMTVRSLGDRSDQIGAIIGTIEDIADQTNLLALNAAIEAARAGEQGRGFAVVADEVRALAERTTRATREIGEMIKSIQQETKAAVSAMEEGVREVEAGTEDAEKSGRALAEILEQINAVTQQVAQIATAAEEQTATTGEITSNIQQITEVVQSTAKGAIDSAGAAAQVNSLAGELHSLVRRFRA from the coding sequence ATGGCAACAATCAAATCGAAACTTATGGCAAACGTGGCTGTTGTAATCGTAGGCCTCGCAGCGATTGTGGGATTAATCTTCAGCGACCTGAAGCAGATGCAGGCACTTCAGGAAGAGGTGGCCAGGCGCGCGGCAGACGCCATACGGGCCAAAGAAGCCTCCATGGGTGGTATGGCCTTGTATCAGGTAGCGGCTGATGCCGCTATAAACCGTGATCTGGCGCAGACCGAGAAGAATTGGGCCGACAGGAAGGCCAAAGTCATCGAGGATATCGACACAATGATCGCAGCGGCGGACACCCCGGAGGAGAAGAAGCTGGCCGAAGGGGTGAAAAGAGCTGTCATGGAGGCGGCGGCGCTGTTCGAGGGAAAGATGCTACCTCTTCTCGGCACCACTGACGGAATCACTCCGGAAATGCGGGAGCTCGATGGCCGGCTCGATGAGCTGGTCCGCATTGTCGAAACGGACTCCGGCAAGGTGGTTTCCTCTCTTGAAAAGGAGCTGAGAACAGCCGACGAAGAATTCGACGCCGAAGTGCGGAACACGATAAAGAAATCCCTCCTCATCGGTCTGATCGCTGTACTATTCCAGGCAGGGCTGGCCGCCTGGCTCATCCGCAGCATCCTAAGGCCGATAAACTCGATGGTCGCACTTCTGAGAGACATGGCCGAGGGAGAAGGGGACCTGACTAAACGGCTGGATGATACGGGGAAGGATGAAATCGCCGTGGCCAGCAGCTGGTTCAACACATTCATCGGCAAGATCCGGGAAATCGTCGGTCAGGTTGAACATACCTCCACACAGCTGGCCTCCGCGGCTACCCAGATGCAGACCGCTTCCGAGCAGATCGCCACGGGGGCCGAAGAAGTTGCCTGTCAGACCGGAACGGTAGCCACCGCCAGCGAGGAGATGGCCGCCACTTCAGGTGAAATCGCGCAGAACTGCATGTATGCGGCCGAAGGCGCCCGGGTTGCCAGCGGTGCGGCCGAAAGCGGTTCCGACGTAGTCCGCCGCACGGTTGACGGGATGCAGAGAATCACCAGCCGGGTACACGAGAGTGCCATGACGGTCAGGAGCCTCGGTGACAGGAGCGACCAGATCGGCGCGATTATCGGCACCATAGAGGATATCGCGGACCAGACAAATCTTCTGGCCCTCAATGCAGCAATCGAAGCGGCACGGGCGGGAGAGCAGGGGCGGGGCTTCGCCGTTGTGGCCGATGAGGTAAGGGCACTTGCCGAGCGCACTACAAGGGCGACCCGGGAAATCGGCGAGATGATCAAGTCGATCCAGCAGGAAACAAAAGCTGCGGTAAGCGCCATGGAGGAGGGGGTACGCGAGGTGGAAGCGGGTACGGAGGATGCGGAGAAATCGGGTCGGGCGCTGGCCGAGATACTCGAACAGATCAATGCGGTGACACAGCAGGTGGCGCAGATTGCAACAGCCGCCGAGGAGCAGACGGCCACCACCGGGGAGATCACCAGCAACATCCAGCAGATCACGGAAGTTGTGCAGTCCACCGCGAAAGGAGCCATTGATTCCGCCGGCGCCGCCGCTCAGGTAAACAGCCTGGCGGGGGAATTGCATTCCCTGGTCCGCCGTTTCAGGGCGTGA
- a CDS encoding STAS domain-containing protein yields the protein MSDFTVTHSMSEDGEVRVVTLSGEMTIMHAGELRETLLSALAGEGKFRVDVTAVTDIDLAGLQLLCAAHRAAVGARGTMTLNREGNEGFVDAARAAGFPRHVGCSRDTEKSCIWVGGY from the coding sequence ATGTCCGATTTTACGGTGACGCATTCGATGTCTGAGGACGGGGAGGTAAGAGTGGTTACCCTCTCCGGGGAAATGACCATCATGCATGCCGGCGAGCTGAGGGAGACGCTTCTTTCGGCTCTGGCGGGTGAAGGAAAATTTCGTGTCGATGTTACGGCAGTCACCGATATCGATCTTGCCGGACTGCAGCTGCTGTGTGCCGCTCACAGAGCAGCCGTCGGGGCACGGGGGACAATGACGCTGAACCGCGAGGGGAACGAAGGGTTTGTCGATGCAGCTCGCGCAGCCGGTTTTCCACGGCATGTCGGGTGCTCCAGGGATACTGAAAAATCCTGTATCTGGGTTGGAGGTTACTGA
- a CDS encoding methyl-accepting chemotaxis protein: protein MKFNDYRIGTRLAIGFGVVLLLSCSLTALGVTGMSKINASLERIVNVNYEKIKQANYSMTAINGLVTSIQRMMVTTDREAKLEEKANIDNMRGSYKAAMDKLEKLEVQEEGKRMIANVKSALEAAKKANNEVIELSLAGNNAQAVSVFVKEAAPLDKKIEEAFIALVKYNEGRMDLRHQEALKTYSGTRTLNFIIASISLLIGIVISYFITRSITRPVGALAAAADRMAIGDVSVDVAVESKDEIGNLAHSFKNMVENIKQSAGAMERIAKGDMTVQVTAKSDKDVLAQSMTAVVAALQSLIAEAGMLTEAAVAGKLDVRGDGEKFSGGYREIVLGVNKTLDELIRPLRVAADYVDRISKGDIPGKITDNYNGDFNAIKNNLNDLIDAMNNVTRMAQDIAGGNLLVEVRERSAQDELMRALAQMVAKLSDVVGEVKEAADNVASGSEQLSAGSEQMSQGASEQAAAAEEASSSMEQMSSNIRQNADNALQTEKIAVKSATDAQEGGQAVAETVQAMRDIAEKISIIEEIARQTNMLALNAAIEAARAGEHGKGFAVVASEVRKLAERSQGAAAEISELSASSVEVAERAGELLAKMVPDIQKTSELVQEISAASREQDTGAEQINKAIQQLDQVIQQNASAAEEMASTAEELSSQAEQLQEAIAFFKTRDVTTRGEKTSRKRTVKAAAAPVQPAPVRAKKAVGHDLKLDELSDFHDGDFEKF from the coding sequence ATGAAGTTCAATGACTACCGGATCGGAACAAGACTGGCTATCGGCTTCGGGGTGGTGCTTCTGCTTTCATGCTCTCTTACAGCCCTAGGCGTAACCGGCATGTCGAAGATCAATGCCAGCCTCGAGCGTATCGTCAATGTGAACTACGAAAAAATAAAGCAGGCCAACTATTCCATGACTGCCATAAATGGTCTCGTGACCTCGATACAGCGGATGATGGTGACGACGGACCGTGAGGCGAAACTGGAGGAGAAGGCGAACATAGACAACATGCGCGGGAGCTACAAGGCGGCCATGGACAAGCTGGAAAAGCTGGAGGTCCAGGAAGAGGGCAAAAGGATGATCGCCAACGTCAAGAGCGCCCTCGAAGCTGCCAAGAAGGCCAACAATGAGGTAATCGAGCTTTCCCTTGCCGGTAACAATGCGCAGGCTGTCAGCGTCTTCGTCAAGGAGGCCGCACCGCTGGACAAGAAGATCGAGGAGGCCTTCATCGCCCTGGTGAAGTACAACGAGGGGCGGATGGACCTCCGTCACCAGGAAGCCCTGAAAACTTACTCCGGCACCCGTACGCTGAATTTCATCATCGCATCTATTTCTCTTCTAATAGGCATCGTTATTTCCTATTTCATCACCCGCAGCATCACCCGGCCCGTCGGAGCACTGGCCGCCGCAGCAGACCGGATGGCAATCGGCGACGTGAGCGTCGATGTCGCTGTCGAGTCGAAGGACGAAATAGGAAATCTCGCCCACTCCTTCAAGAACATGGTGGAGAACATCAAGCAGTCTGCCGGGGCGATGGAGCGTATCGCCAAGGGTGACATGACGGTACAGGTAACCGCCAAGTCGGACAAGGACGTTCTGGCACAGAGCATGACGGCGGTCGTCGCGGCGCTGCAGAGCCTTATCGCCGAGGCGGGGATGCTCACCGAGGCCGCCGTGGCCGGGAAGCTCGACGTGCGCGGCGACGGGGAGAAATTCAGCGGTGGTTACCGGGAAATAGTTCTCGGCGTGAACAAGACCCTGGACGAGCTTATCCGTCCCCTGCGCGTTGCAGCCGATTATGTGGACCGGATCAGCAAGGGGGACATTCCCGGAAAAATCACCGACAACTACAATGGCGACTTCAATGCCATCAAGAACAATCTGAACGATTTAATAGATGCGATGAACAATGTAACGCGGATGGCCCAGGACATAGCGGGAGGCAATCTGCTGGTAGAGGTGCGGGAGCGCTCGGCGCAGGACGAGCTGATGCGGGCGCTGGCGCAGATGGTTGCAAAGTTGAGCGATGTGGTAGGCGAAGTGAAGGAGGCGGCCGACAACGTTGCATCGGGAAGCGAGCAGCTCTCTGCCGGGTCGGAGCAGATGTCCCAGGGTGCCAGCGAGCAGGCTGCTGCTGCCGAGGAGGCTTCCTCCTCCATGGAGCAGATGTCCTCCAACATCCGGCAGAACGCGGACAACGCGCTGCAGACGGAAAAGATCGCGGTAAAGTCTGCCACCGATGCCCAGGAAGGGGGGCAGGCGGTTGCGGAAACGGTTCAGGCGATGCGGGATATCGCCGAAAAGATATCCATCATCGAGGAGATCGCCCGGCAGACCAACATGCTTGCGCTGAACGCAGCCATCGAAGCTGCACGGGCAGGTGAGCACGGAAAGGGCTTTGCCGTGGTGGCTTCCGAGGTACGCAAGCTTGCCGAGCGGAGCCAGGGTGCGGCCGCCGAAATAAGCGAGCTCTCGGCTTCAAGCGTTGAAGTGGCCGAGCGGGCCGGTGAGCTGCTGGCGAAGATGGTGCCGGACATCCAGAAAACATCGGAGCTTGTCCAGGAGATCAGTGCAGCGAGCCGCGAACAGGATACGGGCGCGGAGCAGATCAATAAGGCTATCCAGCAGCTGGATCAGGTCATTCAGCAGAACGCCTCGGCCGCCGAGGAGATGGCGTCCACCGCCGAGGAGCTTTCATCGCAGGCCGAGCAACTGCAGGAGGCCATCGCTTTCTTCAAGACCAGAGACGTCACGACACGGGGGGAGAAAACATCGCGGAAACGGACGGTGAAAGCGGCGGCTGCTCCTGTGCAACCTGCCCCTGTTCGGGCAAAGAAGGCCGTCGGCCATGATCTCAAACTGGATGAACTGTCCGACTTTCATGACGGGGATTTCGAGAAGTTCTGA
- a CDS encoding chemotaxis protein CheW codes for MNEEASETNCQYLTFLLDGEIFALDISQVREVLDFSAVTKVPQTPDFMRGVINLRGNVVPVVDMRLKFGMETAERTVNTCIIIVEVAVDGETTILGAMADSVQEVLELESAQIEPPPRIGTRLNTEFLRGMGKKEDRFVMILDIDKVFSSEDLASAGIVPDGTEEAVNG; via the coding sequence ATGAACGAAGAAGCATCGGAAACGAATTGCCAGTACCTGACCTTCCTTCTGGATGGGGAGATATTCGCACTCGATATTTCGCAGGTGCGGGAGGTGCTGGATTTCTCTGCTGTGACCAAGGTACCTCAGACGCCCGATTTCATGCGCGGGGTGATCAATCTGCGGGGGAACGTGGTGCCGGTGGTGGACATGCGGCTGAAGTTCGGGATGGAAACCGCCGAGCGCACTGTCAATACCTGTATTATCATCGTCGAGGTGGCGGTGGACGGGGAAACGACGATCCTCGGCGCAATGGCCGATTCGGTCCAGGAAGTGCTCGAGCTCGAGTCGGCGCAGATAGAGCCGCCCCCCAGAATCGGAACGAGGCTCAACACCGAGTTCCTGCGGGGTATGGGAAAGAAGGAGGATCGCTTTGTGATGATCCTCGACATCGACAAGGTTTTCTCCTCTGAAGATCTCGCCTCGGCGGGAATAGTTCCGGATGGCACGGAGGAGGCTGTGAACGGATAA
- a CDS encoding methyl-accepting chemotaxis protein, with translation MFRNMKIGVRLAGGFALIVLLMVVSGVFGITQLHNLDSELDRIVDERWPKAENVGEIHDQINVAARALRNAVLLDDRAEVQKEVGRVAASQENVGKAVAELEKTMTSPEEKALMAELVSSRARYGEVLKEVVADIEAGRRDLAVKALFTKVRPVQQAFMGAAEKLEAQQAKLMEQAGEHAKEDYQNSRNLMVGLIFLAIILSGLMAWLVMRSITRPIALAVDINNRIAAGDLSMDIVVDRTDETGQLLAAMQKMVASFREIVTDINKLTEAAVEGRLGVRAEAQKHSGEFRTILEGINSTIGTLVGHLDSMPAPAMIVDRDMNIQYMNRIGAQVGGKSPEQLVGTKCYDHFRTSDCRTEKCACHRAIQDEKVSSSETDAHPGNLDLEISYTGVPIRDRSGKVIGAFEVVSDQTQVKQAARKAQKVAEFQAVETAKLTDGLVKLSKGDTGFSLAADQGDADTSGVRTSYESIYAAVNGLSDALRNVASLAKEIASGNLTVQVKERSEQDELMQTLAAMVARLAAVVAEVKQAADNVASGSQELSSSSEIMSQGASEQAAAAEEASSSMEEMSSNIKQNADNAHQTEKIAIKSATDAQTGGQAVQETVHAMKQIADKITIIEEIARQTNLLALNAAIEAARAGEHGKGFAVVASEVRKLAERSQVAASEIIELAGTSVEVAESAGGLLARIVPDIQKTAELVQEISAASREQDSGADQINRAIQQLDQVIQQNASAAEEMASTAEELSSQAEQLQEVISFFTISEQLSSAKAPARPAKATAPAKQQVKAAKAKKAVGTDLRLEDNDSQDGEFEKF, from the coding sequence ATGTTCAGAAACATGAAGATCGGTGTGCGTCTTGCCGGGGGATTCGCCTTAATAGTGTTGCTCATGGTCGTTTCGGGTGTGTTCGGCATTACGCAGCTGCACAACCTCGACTCGGAACTTGACCGTATTGTAGATGAGCGATGGCCGAAGGCAGAGAATGTCGGCGAGATCCATGATCAGATAAACGTTGCAGCCAGGGCACTGCGCAATGCGGTACTTCTTGACGATAGAGCCGAGGTGCAGAAGGAGGTCGGCAGAGTTGCCGCTTCGCAGGAGAATGTCGGCAAGGCGGTTGCCGAGCTGGAAAAGACCATGACCAGCCCTGAGGAGAAGGCGCTGATGGCTGAACTGGTCAGCTCCCGCGCCAGGTATGGAGAGGTTCTCAAGGAGGTGGTCGCCGACATCGAGGCGGGACGCAGGGACCTGGCGGTAAAGGCGCTCTTCACGAAGGTTCGACCGGTGCAGCAGGCCTTTATGGGTGCGGCGGAGAAGCTGGAAGCCCAGCAGGCGAAACTGATGGAGCAGGCCGGGGAGCATGCGAAGGAGGATTACCAAAATTCCCGGAACCTCATGGTGGGGCTCATCTTCCTTGCGATTATCCTCTCGGGCCTGATGGCGTGGCTCGTAATGCGGAGCATAACGCGTCCCATCGCTTTAGCGGTCGACATCAACAACAGGATTGCCGCCGGCGATCTGAGTATGGACATAGTCGTGGACCGGACGGATGAGACGGGGCAACTCCTGGCGGCCATGCAGAAAATGGTTGCATCCTTCCGGGAGATCGTCACCGACATCAACAAGCTCACGGAAGCGGCTGTAGAAGGGCGGCTGGGGGTAAGGGCGGAGGCGCAGAAACATAGTGGTGAGTTCAGAACCATTCTCGAGGGGATAAACAGCACCATCGGAACACTGGTGGGGCATCTCGATTCCATGCCTGCCCCTGCGATGATCGTGGATCGGGACATGAATATCCAGTACATGAACAGGATCGGGGCGCAGGTGGGAGGAAAATCACCTGAGCAGCTTGTCGGCACCAAATGCTACGACCATTTTCGCACCTCCGATTGCCGGACCGAGAAATGCGCCTGCCACCGCGCGATTCAGGACGAGAAGGTTTCCAGCAGCGAGACCGATGCCCATCCCGGCAACCTTGATCTGGAGATTTCGTACACCGGCGTGCCCATCAGAGACCGGAGCGGCAAGGTCATCGGCGCTTTCGAGGTGGTCAGCGACCAGACACAGGTGAAGCAGGCTGCCCGCAAGGCCCAGAAGGTGGCGGAATTCCAGGCAGTGGAAACGGCGAAGCTTACCGATGGGCTGGTGAAGCTCTCGAAGGGGGATACGGGCTTCTCTCTGGCTGCAGATCAGGGAGATGCAGACACATCGGGCGTTCGCACGTCTTATGAAAGCATTTACGCCGCTGTGAACGGGCTGAGCGATGCACTCAGGAATGTCGCCTCCCTTGCCAAGGAAATCGCTTCGGGGAACCTGACGGTGCAGGTCAAGGAGCGCTCGGAGCAGGATGAACTGATGCAGACGCTGGCGGCAATGGTGGCGCGGCTCGCGGCTGTTGTGGCGGAGGTGAAGCAGGCGGCGGATAACGTTGCATCGGGAAGCCAGGAGCTGTCGTCCAGCTCGGAGATCATGTCCCAGGGGGCAAGCGAGCAGGCCGCCGCCGCGGAGGAGGCTTCCTCTTCCATGGAAGAGATGTCTTCAAACATCAAGCAGAACGCCGACAACGCCCACCAGACGGAGAAGATCGCCATCAAATCCGCGACGGATGCACAGACCGGCGGGCAGGCGGTCCAGGAGACCGTCCATGCCATGAAGCAGATCGCCGACAAGATTACCATCATAGAAGAGATAGCGCGCCAGACCAATCTTCTGGCCCTGAATGCAGCCATCGAAGCGGCTCGGGCCGGTGAGCACGGGAAGGGATTCGCCGTAGTGGCTTCAGAGGTTCGCAAGCTGGCGGAGCGGAGCCAGGTGGCTGCAAGCGAGATAATCGAGCTTGCCGGAACTTCGGTCGAGGTCGCCGAATCGGCGGGCGGGTTGCTGGCGAGGATCGTGCCGGACATCCAGAAGACGGCCGAGCTAGTGCAGGAGATTAGTGCTGCGAGCCGGGAGCAGGATTCCGGGGCGGACCAGATAAACAGGGCCATTCAGCAGCTCGATCAGGTGATCCAGCAGAATGCGTCCGCTGCCGAAGAGATGGCTTCAACCGCCGAGGAACTCTCATCCCAGGCTGAGCAGCTGCAGGAGGTGATTTCCTTCTTTACGATCAGCGAGCAACTCTCATCAGCGAAAGCTCCTGCCCGGCCCGCCAAGGCTACTGCTCCCGCAAAACAGCAGGTTAAAGCTGCAAAGGCCAAGAAGGCCGTAGGGACCGACCTCAGGCTGGAGGATAATGACTCGCAGGATGGAGAATTTGAAAAATTCTGA